The Chlorocebus sabaeus isolate Y175 chromosome 6, mChlSab1.0.hap1, whole genome shotgun sequence genome has a segment encoding these proteins:
- the NANOS3 gene encoding nanos homolog 3 isoform X1 translates to MGTFDLWTDYLGLARLVRALSGKEGPETRLSPQPEPEPVLEPVSAPESVSVPESVSVPESVPVPESKDQKRSLESSPAPERLCSFCKHNGESRAIYQSHVLKDEAGRVLCPILRDYVCPQCGATRERAHTRRFCPLTGQGYTSVYSHTTRNSAGKKLVRPDKAKTQDTGHRRGGGGAGACTGFRGAGKSEPSPSCSPSMST, encoded by the exons ATGGGGACCTTTGACCTGTGGACAGATTACCTGGGTTTGGCACGCCTGGTTAGGGCTCTCAGTGGGAAAGAGGGGCCTGAGACCAGGCTGAGCCCccagccagagccagagccagtGCTGGAACCAGTGTCAGCGCCGGAGTCAGTGTCAGTGCCGGAGTCAGTATCAGTGCCGGAGTCGGTCCCAGTGCCAGAATCCAAGGATCAGAAGCGCAGCCTGGAGTCCTCGCCAGCTCCCGAACGCCTGTGCTCTTTCTGCAAACACAACGGGGAGTCCCGGGCCATCTACCAGTCCCACGTGCTGAAGGACGAGGCCGGCAGGGTGCTGTGTCCCATCCTGCGGGACTACGTGTGTCCCCAGTGCGGTGCCACGCGTGAGCGTGCCCACACCCGACGCTTCTGCCCGCTTACTGGCCAGGGCTACACCTCCGTCTACAGCCACACCACCCGAAACTCGGCAGGCAAGAAGCTGGTCCGTCCTGACAAGGCGAAGACGCAGGACACAGGCCAccgacgaggaggaggaggagcaggtgcCTGCACAG GTTTCAGAGGTGCCGGGAAGTCTGAGCCTTCGCCCTCCTGCTCTCCCTCCATGTCCACCTAA
- the BRME1 gene encoding break repair meiotic recombinase recruitment factor 1 isoform X2 codes for MTKRKKLRTSGDGVCPAKPLKTPRLGDSDGDPQSSMLGCLHHPEEPESKLEPVPSTQQHGEEPGKAVCSSPDEETGAPCRLLRQPEKEPAPLPPSQNSVGRFVPQFAKSRKTVARKGETKDEDLRSGAFSLETLPESSAQSPGCQPLVEILGLPLQEAMETRDPTQADSAHPEQSGQSPVQAVPSSGDSQPDDPPDRGTGSSSSQKASQDHLSEQGAEDSRPETDRVPGDHGQKEHLPSSDSEGEKPDRGAPKEGGAQRTTGAGLPGGPQEEGNGIPCTPASAPTLGPALGLCPAFWCLEPGSVAQGFPDPQQTLSRLGREGEGTHSSLGCSSLGMVIIADLSRDPAELEERALEVAGPDGQASAMSPASPKRKAADGGYRRALPGCTPLSGETAGETGEAGQDDKPPGDVPVGPTASLTLAPGSGKSMMGTGDSDHAAMDTGPCVDQKQEPGPTPEAAESGGQDLKQDLEGLRVSPQASVLPEHREAADSPLQEPGAQQGIPDTTSDLAGQQDHLPHPADQAAWADSSAVELDFLLDSQIQDALDASDFETPPEQFFPSGNKPGPCWPGPSPRANGDPVAVAKAQPSRLIMGTHRDLEAFKRLNYRKTKPGGKAPLPYLSKRPGNVPRGDPPWKEL; via the exons ATGACAAAGAGGAAGAAGCTGCGGACCTCAG GAGACGGAGTCTGTCCTGCAAAACCCCTAAAGACCCCAAGGCTAGGAGACTCTGATGGGGACCCCCAGAGTTCCATGTTGGGCTGTTTACATCACCCTGAGGAGCCAGAGAGTAAACTGGAACCTGTTCCCTCTACACAGCAGCACGGGGAGGAACCAGGAAAGGCGGTCTGCAG CTccccagatgaggaaacaggagcTCCCTGCCGGCTCCTCCGTCAACCAGAGAAGGAGCcagctccccttcctccttcccag AACTCAGTTGGGAGGTTTGTTCCCCAGTTTGCAAAATCCAGGAAGACAGTGGCAAGAAAAGGAGAGACAAAGGATGAGGACCTCAGGAGTGGGGCCTTTAGCCTG GAAACACTCCCAGAGTCTAGCGCCCAGAGTCCAGGATGCCAGCCATTAGTGGAGATCCTGGGGCTCCCCCTCCAGGAGGCCATGGAGACGAGGGACCCAACGCAGGCAGACAGTGCCCACCCTGAGCAGAGCGGCCAGAGCCCTGTGCAGGCTGTGCCCAGCAGTGGAGATTCTCAGCCTGATGACCCTCCAGACAGGGGGACAGGGTCGTCATCCTCACAGAAGGCCAGCCAAGACCACCTGTCAGAACAAGGAGCTGAAGACAGCAGGCCTGAGACAGACAGGGTTCCAGGTGATCATGGCCAAAAGGAACACTTACCAAGCAGTGATTCTGAAGGGGAGAAGCCAGACAGAGGAGCCCCCAAGGAGGGAGGGGCCCAAAGGACAACAGGGGCTGGCCTGCCTGGAGGGCCTCAGGAGGAGGGAAACGGTATCCCCTGTACCCCAGCATCAGCTCCTACCTTGGGCCCTGCTCTGGGACTGTGCCCTGCCTTTTGGTGCCTGGAACCCGGGTCTGTGGCCCAGGGCTTCCCTGACCCCCAGCAGACCCTCAGCAGGTtgggcagggaaggggaagggactCATAGCAGCCTGGGATGCTCCTCCCTCGGGATGGTTATCATTGCAGACCTGAGCAGAGACCCTGCTGAGCTGGAAGAGAGGGCTCTGGAAGTGGCTGGGCCCGATGGGCAGGCCAGTGCCATGTCACCTGCCTCTCCCAAGAGGAAGGCCGCTGATGGAGGCTACAGGAGGGCCCTGCCAGGCTGCACCCCACTCAGTGGGGAAACCGCAGGAGAAACGGGGGAGGCAGGGCAGGATGACAAGCCCCCTGGCGATGTCCCAGTGGGCCCGACAGCCTCCCTGACTCTGGCACCCGGGAGTGGAAAGTCCATGATGGGCACTGGAGATTCCGACCATGCAGCCATGGACACGGGTCCATGTGTCGATCAAAAGCAGGAGCCAGGCCCTACTCCAGAGGCAGCCGAGTCAGGTGGCCAGGACCTCAAACAAGACCTTGAGGGGCTCCGTGTGTCCCCGCAAGCTTCTGTTCTGCCAGAACACAGAGAAGCAGCAGACAGCCCTCTCCAGGAGCCTGGGGCCCAGCAGGGCATTCCAGACACCACCTCAGACCTGGCAGGGCAGCAAGACCACCTGCCTCATCCTGCGGACCAGGCCGCCTGGGCAGACTCTTCAGCTGTGGAACTCGACTTCCTGCTGGACAGCCAGATACAGGATGCCCTGGACGCTTCTGACTTCGAAACCCCGCCTGAGCAG TTCTTTCCTTCCGGGAACAAGCCGGGCCCTTGCTGGCCGGGCCCCAGCCCACGTGCCAATGGAGACCCTGTTGCAGTGGCCAAGGCCCAGCCGAG CCGGCTGATCATGGGCACCCACCGGGACCTGGAAGCCTTCAAGCGCCTCAACTACCGGAAGACAAAGCCGGGAGGCAAAGCCCCCCTGCCTTACCTTTCCAAGCGGCCTGGGAATGTCCCTCGAGGGGACCCACCCTGGAAGGAACTGTAG
- the NANOS3 gene encoding nanos homolog 3 isoform X2, which produces MGTFDLWTDYLGLARLVRALSGKEGPETRLSPQPEPEPVLEPVSAPESVSVPESVSVPESVPVPESKDQKRSLESSPAPERLCSFCKHNGESRAIYQSHVLKDEAGRVLCPILRDYVCPQCGATRERAHTRRFCPLTGQGYTSVYSHTTRNSAGKKLVRPDKAKTQDTGHRRGGGGAGFRGAGKSEPSPSCSPSMST; this is translated from the exons ATGGGGACCTTTGACCTGTGGACAGATTACCTGGGTTTGGCACGCCTGGTTAGGGCTCTCAGTGGGAAAGAGGGGCCTGAGACCAGGCTGAGCCCccagccagagccagagccagtGCTGGAACCAGTGTCAGCGCCGGAGTCAGTGTCAGTGCCGGAGTCAGTATCAGTGCCGGAGTCGGTCCCAGTGCCAGAATCCAAGGATCAGAAGCGCAGCCTGGAGTCCTCGCCAGCTCCCGAACGCCTGTGCTCTTTCTGCAAACACAACGGGGAGTCCCGGGCCATCTACCAGTCCCACGTGCTGAAGGACGAGGCCGGCAGGGTGCTGTGTCCCATCCTGCGGGACTACGTGTGTCCCCAGTGCGGTGCCACGCGTGAGCGTGCCCACACCCGACGCTTCTGCCCGCTTACTGGCCAGGGCTACACCTCCGTCTACAGCCACACCACCCGAAACTCGGCAGGCAAGAAGCTGGTCCGTCCTGACAAGGCGAAGACGCAGGACACAGGCCAccgacgaggaggaggaggagcag GTTTCAGAGGTGCCGGGAAGTCTGAGCCTTCGCCCTCCTGCTCTCCCTCCATGTCCACCTAA
- the BRME1 gene encoding break repair meiotic recombinase recruitment factor 1 isoform X1 — protein MTKRKKLRTSGDGVCPAKPLKTPRLGDSDGDPQSSMLGCLHHPEEPESKLEPVPSTQQHGEEPGKAVCSSPDEETGAPCRLLRQPEKEPAPLPPSQNSVGRFVPQFAKSRKTVARKGETKDEDLRSGAFSLETLPESSAQSPGCQPLVEILGLPLQEAMETRDPTQADSAHPEQSGQSPVQAVPSSGDSQPDDPPDRGTGSSSSQKASQDHLSEQGAEDSRPETDRVPGDHGQKEHLPSSDSEGEKPDRGAPKEGGAQRTTGAGLPGGPQEEGNGIPCTPASAPTLGPALGLCPAFWCLEPGSVAQGFPDPQQTLSRLGREGEGTHSSLGCSSLGMVIIADLSRDPAELEERALEVAGPDGQASAMSPASPKRKAADGGYRRALPGCTPLSGETAGETGEAGQDDKPPGDVPVGPTASLTLAPGSGKSMMGTGDSDHAAMDTGPCVDQKQEPGPTPEAAESGGQDLKQDLEGLRVSPQASVLPEHREAADSPLQEPGAQQGIPDTTSDLAGQQDHLPHPADQAAWADSSAVELDFLLDSQIQDALDASDFETPPEQFFPSGNKPGPCWPGPSPRANGDPVAVAKAQPRTFVGIQASEASRMEDATNIVRGLIVELSNLNRLIMGTHRDLEAFKRLNYRKTKPGGKAPLPYLSKRPGNVPRGDPPWKEL, from the exons ATGACAAAGAGGAAGAAGCTGCGGACCTCAG GAGACGGAGTCTGTCCTGCAAAACCCCTAAAGACCCCAAGGCTAGGAGACTCTGATGGGGACCCCCAGAGTTCCATGTTGGGCTGTTTACATCACCCTGAGGAGCCAGAGAGTAAACTGGAACCTGTTCCCTCTACACAGCAGCACGGGGAGGAACCAGGAAAGGCGGTCTGCAG CTccccagatgaggaaacaggagcTCCCTGCCGGCTCCTCCGTCAACCAGAGAAGGAGCcagctccccttcctccttcccag AACTCAGTTGGGAGGTTTGTTCCCCAGTTTGCAAAATCCAGGAAGACAGTGGCAAGAAAAGGAGAGACAAAGGATGAGGACCTCAGGAGTGGGGCCTTTAGCCTG GAAACACTCCCAGAGTCTAGCGCCCAGAGTCCAGGATGCCAGCCATTAGTGGAGATCCTGGGGCTCCCCCTCCAGGAGGCCATGGAGACGAGGGACCCAACGCAGGCAGACAGTGCCCACCCTGAGCAGAGCGGCCAGAGCCCTGTGCAGGCTGTGCCCAGCAGTGGAGATTCTCAGCCTGATGACCCTCCAGACAGGGGGACAGGGTCGTCATCCTCACAGAAGGCCAGCCAAGACCACCTGTCAGAACAAGGAGCTGAAGACAGCAGGCCTGAGACAGACAGGGTTCCAGGTGATCATGGCCAAAAGGAACACTTACCAAGCAGTGATTCTGAAGGGGAGAAGCCAGACAGAGGAGCCCCCAAGGAGGGAGGGGCCCAAAGGACAACAGGGGCTGGCCTGCCTGGAGGGCCTCAGGAGGAGGGAAACGGTATCCCCTGTACCCCAGCATCAGCTCCTACCTTGGGCCCTGCTCTGGGACTGTGCCCTGCCTTTTGGTGCCTGGAACCCGGGTCTGTGGCCCAGGGCTTCCCTGACCCCCAGCAGACCCTCAGCAGGTtgggcagggaaggggaagggactCATAGCAGCCTGGGATGCTCCTCCCTCGGGATGGTTATCATTGCAGACCTGAGCAGAGACCCTGCTGAGCTGGAAGAGAGGGCTCTGGAAGTGGCTGGGCCCGATGGGCAGGCCAGTGCCATGTCACCTGCCTCTCCCAAGAGGAAGGCCGCTGATGGAGGCTACAGGAGGGCCCTGCCAGGCTGCACCCCACTCAGTGGGGAAACCGCAGGAGAAACGGGGGAGGCAGGGCAGGATGACAAGCCCCCTGGCGATGTCCCAGTGGGCCCGACAGCCTCCCTGACTCTGGCACCCGGGAGTGGAAAGTCCATGATGGGCACTGGAGATTCCGACCATGCAGCCATGGACACGGGTCCATGTGTCGATCAAAAGCAGGAGCCAGGCCCTACTCCAGAGGCAGCCGAGTCAGGTGGCCAGGACCTCAAACAAGACCTTGAGGGGCTCCGTGTGTCCCCGCAAGCTTCTGTTCTGCCAGAACACAGAGAAGCAGCAGACAGCCCTCTCCAGGAGCCTGGGGCCCAGCAGGGCATTCCAGACACCACCTCAGACCTGGCAGGGCAGCAAGACCACCTGCCTCATCCTGCGGACCAGGCCGCCTGGGCAGACTCTTCAGCTGTGGAACTCGACTTCCTGCTGGACAGCCAGATACAGGATGCCCTGGACGCTTCTGACTTCGAAACCCCGCCTGAGCAG TTCTTTCCTTCCGGGAACAAGCCGGGCCCTTGCTGGCCGGGCCCCAGCCCACGTGCCAATGGAGACCCTGTTGCAGTGGCCAAGGCCCAGCCGAG GACCTTCGTGGGGATCCAGGCCTCTGAGGCCTCCAGGATGGAGGACGCCACCAACATCGTGCGTGGCCTCATCGTTGAGCTCTCTAACCTGAA CCGGCTGATCATGGGCACCCACCGGGACCTGGAAGCCTTCAAGCGCCTCAACTACCGGAAGACAAAGCCGGGAGGCAAAGCCCCCCTGCCTTACCTTTCCAAGCGGCCTGGGAATGTCCCTCGAGGGGACCCACCCTGGAAGGAACTGTAG